A window from Micromonospora profundi encodes these proteins:
- a CDS encoding TetR/AcrR family transcriptional regulator yields MRVDAQRNRARILDAAEAVFAEFGARASTEEVARRAGVAIGTVFRHFPTKDDLLVAIMKRLLAQLVEDAEGHDLFAFFTHTVAQAAAKKTAVDLLAGSGVDIRLPDAVGHLEEAVGRLLTQAQAAGVVADSVRLPEVMALLASVCQGALHGGWDKHLQARTLAVVFAGLNRD; encoded by the coding sequence TTGCGTGTCGACGCGCAGCGCAACCGGGCACGCATCCTGGACGCCGCCGAGGCGGTCTTCGCCGAGTTCGGTGCCCGCGCCTCCACCGAGGAGGTCGCGCGGCGAGCCGGCGTTGCCATCGGTACGGTCTTCCGTCACTTCCCGACCAAGGACGACCTGCTCGTCGCGATCATGAAACGACTGCTCGCGCAGCTCGTCGAGGACGCCGAAGGCCATGACCTCTTCGCGTTCTTCACGCACACGGTGGCACAGGCAGCGGCGAAGAAGACCGCAGTGGACCTGCTCGCCGGCTCGGGGGTGGACATCCGGCTTCCCGACGCGGTGGGGCACCTGGAGGAAGCGGTGGGCAGGCTTCTGACACAGGCGCAGGCCGCCGGAGTCGTCGCCGACTCGGTACGGCTACCCGAGGTGATGGCGCTCCTTGCCAGCGTGTGCCAGGGCGCTCTGCACGGTGGATGGGACAAGCACCTGCAAGCCCGTACCCTCGCGGTCGTCTTTGCGGGCCTGAACCGCGACTGA
- a CDS encoding zinc-binding dehydrogenase, with translation MRAIQVAVFGGPEVLSPSELPDPAPGPGQVAVGMAAADVIFLDTLLRSGWGQDFFPKVLPYVPGGGGAGAVVEIGEGVDPSWIGRRVVVWASTGYAEQVVANVEEIMPVPDGLAIEAAAALVHDGVTALRLDRLGRPEKGEWVLVSAAAGGAGSLLVQLAVDAGAQVVAAASSDVKLRLARELGAEVGIDYTRPDWIHRVREATGGGAALVYDGAGGPLGTAALEAVADGGRFVTYGTADGFAEPDPESAARRGIRVLAPLLDGPPDQATVRELLGLALERAAQGRLRPAIGATYPLERAEDAHRALAERATVGKSLLVIGDRTAG, from the coding sequence ATGCGCGCAATTCAGGTGGCCGTGTTCGGCGGTCCGGAGGTGCTGTCCCCCAGCGAGCTGCCCGACCCGGCGCCCGGCCCCGGCCAGGTCGCCGTCGGCATGGCCGCGGCGGACGTCATCTTCCTCGACACCCTGCTGCGCAGCGGCTGGGGTCAGGACTTCTTCCCGAAGGTGTTGCCGTACGTGCCAGGTGGCGGAGGTGCGGGCGCGGTGGTGGAGATCGGCGAAGGTGTGGACCCGTCGTGGATCGGTAGGCGCGTGGTCGTATGGGCCAGTACCGGGTACGCCGAACAGGTCGTGGCGAACGTCGAGGAGATCATGCCGGTGCCTGACGGGCTGGCCATCGAGGCAGCGGCGGCGCTCGTGCACGATGGTGTGACCGCGCTGCGCCTGGACCGGCTGGGTCGGCCGGAGAAGGGCGAATGGGTGCTTGTGTCAGCGGCTGCCGGCGGGGCTGGATCGCTGCTGGTGCAGCTGGCCGTCGACGCCGGCGCCCAGGTGGTGGCCGCCGCGTCCAGCGACGTCAAATTGCGGCTGGCCCGCGAGTTGGGCGCCGAGGTCGGCATCGACTACACGCGGCCGGACTGGATCCACCGGGTACGGGAGGCGACCGGTGGCGGTGCCGCGTTGGTCTACGACGGGGCAGGTGGCCCCCTCGGCACTGCCGCGCTGGAGGCGGTGGCCGACGGCGGCAGGTTCGTCACCTACGGCACAGCCGACGGTTTCGCCGAACCGGACCCCGAGTCGGCCGCGCGCCGCGGCATTCGGGTGCTCGCACCGTTGCTGGACGGCCCACCGGACCAGGCGACCGTACGCGAACTGCTCGGCCTGGCACTGGAACGTGCCGCGCAGGGTCGGTTGCGGCCGGCGATCGGCGCCACCTACCCGCTGGAGCGTGCCGAGGATGCCCACCGTGCACTCGCCGAGCGGGCAACGGTGGGCAAGTCGCTGTTGGTGATCGGCGACCGGACGGCGGGATGA
- a CDS encoding DUF7003 family protein, producing MRSAEILDQLDTAAEEFMFPDLGHGYNYAVDARLHAYRDAQRWALIVETLGFSPRAGNLIDIVHVFGNCLTEGEPGYGNDDFLSRVDNWHEIEDVDEPEIYTGSSIVVRGQRITVAAEPGEELVDVLRRLVPDHREPLLADEVELRRRIPADLPEIMRLDLWHHPDPLQAPPSESTTFRQLAEVLATGDVTRYAPDMPPNTHWSHWPESGSL from the coding sequence GTGCGTTCCGCCGAGATTCTCGACCAGCTCGACACCGCCGCCGAGGAATTCATGTTTCCGGACCTGGGCCACGGCTACAACTACGCGGTCGATGCCAGGCTTCACGCCTACCGCGACGCGCAGCGGTGGGCGCTGATCGTTGAGACGTTGGGATTTTCGCCCAGGGCTGGCAATCTCATCGACATCGTTCACGTCTTCGGCAACTGCCTGACCGAGGGCGAGCCGGGCTACGGCAACGACGACTTTCTCAGCCGGGTCGACAACTGGCACGAGATCGAGGACGTAGACGAGCCTGAGATCTACACCGGTTCGTCGATTGTGGTGCGAGGTCAGCGGATCACGGTGGCGGCCGAGCCGGGCGAGGAACTTGTCGACGTGCTTCGCCGGCTCGTCCCGGATCACCGGGAACCGCTTCTTGCCGACGAGGTCGAGCTGCGGCGGCGGATCCCGGCCGACCTCCCGGAGATCATGCGGCTGGACCTGTGGCACCACCCAGACCCTCTCCAGGCACCTCCCAGTGAGTCGACGACCTTCCGCCAGCTAGCCGAGGTGCTGGCGACAGGAGATGTGACACGGTACGCGCCGGACATGCCACCCAACACGCACTGGTCGCACTGGCCAGAGTCCGGAAGCCTCTAG
- a CDS encoding NUDIX domain-containing protein has product MSTSAEGSSKARIVTALLRDGDRVLLCHRSPRRRWYPDVWDMPGGHVEPGEPPGAALARELREEVGIEIAVPSGPPLHEVHTDTFDMQIWLIEAWTGSPVNAAPDEHDAIGWFTEEALGELSLAHHSYRAMLGKVLAEHRA; this is encoded by the coding sequence GTGTCGACTTCTGCGGAGGGCTCCTCCAAAGCGCGCATCGTCACGGCGTTGCTGCGCGACGGCGACCGGGTGCTGCTGTGCCACCGATCTCCCCGGCGTCGGTGGTATCCGGACGTCTGGGACATGCCCGGTGGACACGTGGAGCCTGGGGAACCGCCCGGCGCGGCACTTGCACGAGAGCTTCGAGAGGAGGTGGGCATCGAGATCGCGGTGCCCTCGGGCCCGCCCCTGCACGAGGTTCATACCGACACGTTCGACATGCAGATCTGGCTGATCGAGGCGTGGACGGGATCTCCGGTCAACGCCGCGCCGGACGAACACGATGCCATCGGGTGGTTCACCGAAGAGGCGCTTGGAGAACTGTCGCTGGCCCATCACAGCTACCGTGCGATGCTCGGCAAGGTTCTTGCCGAGCATCGAGCCTGA
- a CDS encoding alpha/beta fold hydrolase — MSERLGVVFVHGFLSSAATWTPFLRLIETDVDLDFVDPYTFEYPSPPVSLHPLRRIPDINDIADSLRTYLTHDLGDRSRLVLVAHSQGGLVAQRMIARTLAGGCGPELARIRRVVLFACPNSGSDLALLLRRGGLWRHPQERELRPLNQAISDAHRIVVNQVIHATAVTAATCPIPIVAYAGESDGVVTPVSARSVFPEVGVLPGDHFSIIKPDSHGHRSYVALKRHLKEASSMPDVPAPRQSSEQLSPATRSAPVAADGYRALVDRLLAVPRMTEPTFREQVYDLLPPVIVHQLRRDTAARVELFSLVRSFEHYRHLAPGDSLASALETLVPNHPAVADVIDALYGVGLYSPSERR, encoded by the coding sequence ATGTCCGAGCGCCTCGGAGTCGTGTTCGTGCACGGGTTTCTGTCATCGGCGGCCACCTGGACGCCGTTTCTGCGGCTGATCGAGACCGACGTCGACCTCGACTTCGTCGACCCCTATACCTTCGAATACCCGAGCCCGCCTGTCTCACTGCACCCATTGCGCCGTATTCCCGACATCAATGACATCGCCGACAGTCTTCGCACCTATTTGACACACGACCTCGGCGATCGGTCCCGACTCGTTCTGGTCGCGCACAGCCAGGGCGGGCTTGTGGCGCAGCGGATGATCGCACGCACCCTCGCGGGCGGATGCGGGCCGGAGTTGGCCCGCATCCGGCGGGTCGTCCTGTTCGCCTGTCCCAATTCCGGATCCGACCTGGCTCTGCTCCTGCGCCGGGGCGGCCTGTGGCGGCACCCCCAGGAACGCGAGCTGCGGCCGCTCAACCAGGCCATCTCCGACGCGCACCGGATCGTCGTCAACCAGGTCATCCACGCCACCGCGGTCACGGCCGCCACCTGCCCGATCCCGATCGTCGCGTACGCCGGTGAAAGCGACGGAGTGGTGACACCCGTTTCGGCGAGGAGTGTCTTCCCCGAGGTCGGCGTGCTGCCCGGCGACCACTTCTCGATCATCAAGCCGGATTCGCACGGGCACCGGTCCTACGTGGCCTTGAAACGACACCTGAAGGAAGCCTCTTCGATGCCCGACGTACCGGCGCCGCGACAGTCCAGCGAACAACTGTCCCCGGCGACGCGGTCGGCCCCCGTGGCGGCCGACGGGTACCGCGCGCTGGTCGATCGTCTGCTTGCCGTACCGCGGATGACCGAGCCGACGTTCCGCGAGCAGGTCTACGATCTCCTGCCGCCGGTGATCGTGCACCAGTTGCGGCGCGACACCGCGGCCCGGGTGGAGCTGTTCTCCCTGGTGCGGAGTTTCGAGCACTACCGGCACCTGGCACCGGGGGACTCCCTCGCCTCCGCCTTGGAGACACTCGTCCCCAACCATCCCGCGGTCGCCGATGTGATCGACGCGCTGTATGGCGTGGGTCTGTACAGCCCGTCGGAGCGCCGATGA
- a CDS encoding HEXXH motif domain-containing protein → MSKPLRQHRLDEQHVSALASGGGDVHTVAQLLAVERSWRLLQLRALLDIVGPDHDTGPLPSVRAAWDLLTEAERHDPAAVDDLLLHPQAGVWAGYTLRRLRGTARSAAPLWVDLGYLHSLAAAAALRAGIDFRMTVPVRDGHAVLPTLGAAPVQGASQWDSTEVRGSAGSGVVSTPAGEVRVGGDGWQAMSIVRVQADEHTLAVRLDCLDPYRNLRAPTPPRALSDPELSRWRGLLTQAWQMLVETSPALATPMARGLFSVVPQPPAERFRTMSASAGDAFGCMTMSEPRDATELAVTMVHEFQHIKLGALLHLAPLHTGEPARRLYAPWRDDPRPLGGLLQGVYAFAGITEFWRAVRHWASDDAATLAHFEFARWRRQVRAVLTLIAQLPQLTELGRRLVAGLTATADRWQTDSVPDQPLAAAHDAVADHGARWRLHHLRPPAEVVTTFTECWMACADRPDLPAVAPALEADPNAQGLDARAVLELWRLTDAAGFERLLADPTSIGARVTGARPADLALVAGDREAARRGYLHELSTDPDRPGAWSGLGLILAQTRPGPAAEALRDRPELVRAVHRAVRSRGGDAGPVELAAWIGPR, encoded by the coding sequence GTGAGCAAGCCGCTCCGCCAACACCGACTCGACGAGCAACACGTCAGCGCGCTCGCCTCCGGTGGCGGTGATGTGCACACTGTCGCTCAACTCCTCGCCGTCGAGCGGAGCTGGCGTCTTCTGCAGTTGCGCGCCCTGCTCGACATCGTCGGCCCTGACCACGACACCGGTCCGCTCCCGTCCGTCCGGGCCGCCTGGGACCTGCTCACCGAGGCGGAACGACACGACCCAGCCGCTGTCGACGACCTGTTGCTGCACCCCCAGGCGGGCGTCTGGGCCGGTTACACGTTGCGGCGGCTGCGCGGCACCGCCCGCTCCGCGGCACCGCTCTGGGTAGACCTGGGCTATCTACATTCTCTCGCCGCCGCGGCGGCCCTGCGTGCCGGTATCGACTTCCGGATGACCGTGCCGGTCCGCGACGGTCACGCGGTGCTGCCGACCCTCGGTGCCGCCCCCGTACAGGGAGCATCCCAATGGGACAGCACCGAGGTGCGCGGGTCCGCCGGCAGCGGTGTCGTCAGCACGCCAGCGGGCGAAGTGCGAGTCGGCGGTGACGGCTGGCAGGCCATGTCCATCGTGAGGGTCCAAGCCGACGAGCACACCCTCGCGGTACGGCTGGACTGTCTCGACCCGTACCGAAATCTGCGGGCTCCGACGCCGCCCCGGGCGCTGAGCGACCCGGAGCTCAGTCGTTGGCGCGGTCTGCTCACGCAGGCGTGGCAGATGCTCGTCGAGACCAGCCCGGCGCTGGCAACGCCCATGGCCCGGGGTCTCTTCTCGGTGGTGCCGCAGCCACCGGCGGAGCGGTTCCGCACGATGAGCGCCTCGGCCGGCGACGCCTTCGGATGCATGACCATGTCAGAGCCGCGTGACGCCACCGAGCTCGCGGTTACCATGGTGCACGAATTCCAGCACATCAAGTTGGGCGCACTCCTGCACCTCGCTCCCCTGCACACCGGCGAGCCGGCCCGGCGACTGTACGCTCCGTGGCGAGACGATCCCCGGCCGCTGGGTGGCCTGCTGCAGGGGGTGTACGCGTTCGCGGGCATCACCGAGTTCTGGCGGGCGGTACGCCACTGGGCCTCGGACGACGCCGCCACCCTGGCGCACTTCGAGTTCGCCCGGTGGCGCCGGCAGGTGCGCGCCGTACTCACTCTGATAGCGCAGTTGCCGCAGCTCACCGAGCTCGGTCGCCGACTCGTGGCAGGCCTCACCGCGACTGCGGACCGGTGGCAGACCGACAGCGTCCCCGACCAACCACTCGCCGCCGCCCACGACGCCGTCGCCGACCATGGTGCCCGGTGGCGGCTTCATCATCTGCGGCCGCCCGCAGAGGTGGTCACCACGTTCACGGAGTGCTGGATGGCCTGCGCCGACCGGCCCGACCTGCCCGCCGTCGCACCGGCCCTGGAAGCCGACCCGAACGCCCAAGGGCTCGACGCGCGGGCGGTCCTGGAGCTCTGGCGCCTGACCGACGCCGCCGGATTCGAGCGCCTTCTGGCCGACCCGACGTCGATCGGCGCGCGGGTGACGGGCGCGCGCCCCGCCGACCTGGCCCTCGTGGCCGGTGATCGGGAAGCCGCCCGGCGCGGATATCTGCACGAATTGTCGACCGATCCCGACCGGCCGGGCGCCTGGTCCGGACTCGGGCTGATCCTGGCGCAGACCCGGCCTGGCCCGGCCGCGGAGGCCCTGCGAGACCGGCCCGAGCTGGTGAGAGCCGTACACCGGGCCGTACGCAGTCGCGGCGGTGACGCCGGCCCGGTGGAACTCGCCGCCTGGATCGGGCCGCGATGA
- the fxsT gene encoding FxSxx-COOH system tetratricopeptide repeat protein, translated as MTGNDVEGTWEAISQALRPLSGSSPAPAGGWGVTVLVDAVRSMVVWGDTVDSVVAVLRDHEGFAAVEVVPFDSSQTGQAVLAGQVAIDGRIVLVLSDGAGAAWHAGTMQALLRAWSLRVPVAIVHLLPQLQWYRTGIRPRRLRMRRTTFGGAANADLAWEVHNPAPDVLDDSGPQGSDPIPVPVLELDPRWLAAWVRLLTGGEAHLPAVLAATGLPDTIAPPPSEGVPSARARVREFTAWATPTAVTLATQLAAAPLNLAVMRSVQRALIPDAQTSHLSEILNSELLHPVAAAASTTDGAEVTYEFHRGVRQELLAAGRRADAVRVLRVVDEQLGPTVPAVRGLSRMLDDPDATPVPPVTPETAPFVRVEQAVLHALSGRYLARARHLHEALGIEAETPSTIATRSTPPGTMVAAAGTDDRTSEGAPVVSSSVADVVVPQRTPSGAPAIWGSVPPRNPNFTGRESLLVHLHEQMLQGVTAVLPHALHGMGGVGKSQLAIEYVYRHLDEYDVIWWIPSERPAQIANALAELAQRLHLPVGLEANAAVPAVREALRLGQPYANWLLIFDNAESPEAVRRYFPNGGSGRIMVTSRNPQWSNIGRQLAVDVFARQESVDLLRRRGPDLSEEDADRLAEALGDLPLALDQAAAWLAETGMPTDEYLRLFEEKRIELLEVSVPLDYQLPVAAAWNVSLDRLAESSPGALRLLQVCSFLAPQPIPRTLFNRGRAGNVHPVLDEVRRDPMRLNRAIREINRYALAKIYHRTNSIEMHRLVQAVLIDRLDDAEQATMRHSAHLILADSDPNDPSSPANWRTYADLFPHALAAQAFRSTDPWVQQLIDNLSRYLYWWGDHQTAFDLAGLAYDARRDQLGPADPSTLRMGHWMGWLLFVLGRFEEAARLNEEVLAIYQETVEESNEDLLRALGAVAADRRVAGDFQGALELAEEIYQRHVRALGPDDVESITAGHNLAVSLRLSGDLKRAYDIDLENQRLRVQLFGADHPITLESTRNLITDRRELGDYVGARAEAQAVADQLRHQLSPGHPQTLRALRSLAVALRTAGDHQAARQISGEVRDSFLRRYGENHPDTVAASLNLSTDLRETGDLDGAAELGEQVYASYRRLLRNDRHPHTIAARLNWAVTERLRGRVAQARQMDEEGFAQLREQLGDDHPLTLAAALNLASDLYAEGHYAQAYERDVDATERLRRVLGAEHPTTLAGYGNLAMDLLKLGREQESAELHTATVAQFRRALGDDHPATAAAVDLNRRANCDMDPPPL; from the coding sequence GTGACCGGAAATGACGTGGAGGGCACCTGGGAGGCGATCTCTCAGGCGCTGCGTCCGCTGTCCGGTTCTTCGCCCGCCCCGGCGGGCGGGTGGGGCGTGACGGTTCTGGTCGATGCCGTCCGCTCGATGGTCGTGTGGGGTGACACTGTCGACAGCGTGGTGGCGGTGTTGCGCGATCACGAGGGTTTCGCAGCCGTCGAGGTGGTCCCGTTCGACTCCTCGCAGACGGGGCAGGCCGTTCTGGCCGGACAGGTCGCCATCGACGGACGGATCGTGCTGGTGCTGTCCGACGGCGCCGGAGCGGCCTGGCACGCCGGGACGATGCAGGCGTTGCTTCGAGCCTGGAGTCTCCGCGTGCCGGTCGCCATCGTGCACCTGCTGCCGCAACTGCAGTGGTATCGCACCGGTATCCGGCCCCGTCGCTTGCGGATGCGGCGGACCACCTTCGGCGGTGCCGCCAACGCCGATCTTGCGTGGGAGGTGCACAACCCGGCCCCGGACGTCCTCGACGATTCCGGCCCCCAGGGCAGCGACCCCATCCCGGTGCCCGTGCTCGAACTGGACCCCCGCTGGCTCGCCGCCTGGGTCCGGCTGCTCACCGGCGGCGAGGCGCATCTGCCCGCCGTTCTGGCAGCCACCGGGCTCCCGGACACCATCGCGCCGCCCCCGTCCGAGGGGGTGCCGTCCGCTCGGGCGCGCGTGCGCGAGTTCACCGCGTGGGCCACACCGACCGCTGTCACGCTCGCCACGCAGCTCGCCGCCGCCCCGCTCAACCTGGCCGTGATGAGATCGGTGCAGCGGGCCCTGATCCCGGATGCGCAGACGTCACACCTGTCCGAGATCCTCAACAGCGAGCTGCTGCATCCGGTGGCCGCCGCGGCGTCGACGACCGACGGCGCCGAGGTCACCTACGAGTTCCACCGGGGAGTCCGCCAGGAGTTGCTCGCGGCCGGGCGTCGCGCGGACGCGGTCCGGGTGCTGCGGGTGGTCGACGAGCAACTGGGGCCCACGGTTCCGGCGGTCCGTGGGCTCAGTCGGATGCTCGATGACCCCGACGCCACGCCGGTGCCTCCGGTGACCCCGGAGACCGCCCCGTTCGTACGGGTCGAACAGGCAGTGCTCCACGCCCTGTCCGGCCGTTACCTCGCCCGCGCGCGCCATCTGCATGAGGCGCTCGGTATCGAGGCGGAAACGCCCTCGACCATTGCTACGCGAAGCACGCCTCCTGGGACAATGGTGGCGGCAGCGGGCACCGATGATCGGACGTCAGAAGGAGCGCCAGTCGTGTCGAGCAGCGTGGCGGATGTGGTCGTACCGCAGAGAACACCATCCGGCGCGCCCGCCATCTGGGGCAGCGTCCCACCTCGCAACCCCAACTTCACCGGGCGCGAGTCGCTGCTGGTGCACCTGCACGAGCAGATGCTGCAGGGTGTGACGGCGGTGCTGCCGCACGCGCTGCACGGCATGGGCGGCGTCGGCAAGTCGCAGCTTGCGATCGAGTACGTCTATCGTCACCTGGACGAGTACGACGTGATCTGGTGGATCCCGTCGGAGCGTCCGGCCCAGATCGCCAATGCGCTGGCCGAGCTCGCCCAGCGCCTGCACCTGCCGGTGGGGCTGGAAGCCAACGCCGCCGTGCCGGCCGTGCGGGAGGCGCTGCGGCTGGGGCAGCCGTACGCCAACTGGCTCTTGATCTTCGACAACGCGGAGAGCCCGGAGGCGGTGCGGCGCTACTTCCCCAACGGCGGATCCGGTCGCATCATGGTCACCTCCCGCAATCCGCAGTGGTCGAACATCGGCCGCCAGCTCGCGGTGGACGTGTTCGCCCGGCAGGAGAGCGTCGACCTGCTCCGTCGCCGTGGCCCGGACCTCAGCGAGGAGGACGCCGATCGGTTGGCCGAGGCGCTCGGCGATCTTCCGCTGGCCCTGGACCAGGCGGCGGCCTGGCTCGCCGAGACCGGCATGCCCACCGACGAATACCTGCGGCTGTTCGAGGAGAAGCGCATCGAGCTGCTCGAAGTGTCGGTGCCGCTGGACTACCAGCTGCCGGTCGCCGCCGCTTGGAACGTTTCCCTCGACCGTCTGGCCGAGTCCAGTCCCGGAGCGCTGCGGCTCCTGCAGGTGTGCTCGTTCCTCGCTCCTCAGCCCATTCCCCGGACCCTGTTCAACCGGGGCCGAGCCGGCAACGTCCATCCGGTACTCGATGAGGTGCGGCGCGACCCGATGCGGCTCAACCGGGCCATCCGGGAGATCAACCGGTACGCCTTGGCCAAGATCTACCATCGGACCAACTCGATTGAGATGCACCGCCTGGTCCAGGCAGTGCTGATAGACCGGCTCGACGATGCCGAGCAGGCAACGATGCGGCACAGCGCGCACTTGATTCTCGCCGACAGCGACCCGAACGACCCGAGTTCACCGGCGAACTGGCGCACCTACGCCGACCTGTTCCCGCACGCTCTCGCGGCTCAGGCGTTCCGCTCCACCGACCCGTGGGTGCAGCAGCTGATCGACAACCTTTCCCGCTATCTCTACTGGTGGGGCGATCACCAGACCGCATTCGACCTGGCCGGGCTGGCCTACGACGCCCGGCGTGACCAGTTGGGCCCCGCCGACCCGTCCACCCTGCGGATGGGCCACTGGATGGGCTGGCTGCTGTTCGTCCTCGGCCGGTTCGAGGAGGCGGCCCGTCTCAACGAAGAGGTGCTCGCCATCTACCAGGAGACCGTCGAGGAGAGCAACGAGGATCTCCTGCGCGCGCTCGGCGCCGTTGCCGCCGACCGTCGAGTGGCCGGGGATTTCCAGGGCGCACTGGAGCTCGCCGAGGAGATCTATCAGCGGCATGTGCGAGCCCTTGGCCCGGACGATGTGGAGAGCATCACGGCGGGCCACAACCTCGCCGTGAGCCTGCGGCTGTCCGGTGACCTGAAACGCGCCTACGACATCGATCTGGAGAACCAACGGCTGCGCGTCCAGCTCTTCGGCGCGGATCATCCGATCACCCTGGAGAGCACCCGCAACCTCATCACTGACCGGCGTGAGCTCGGCGACTACGTGGGCGCCCGCGCCGAAGCACAGGCGGTCGCCGACCAGCTGCGTCATCAGCTCAGCCCTGGCCATCCGCAGACCCTGCGGGCGCTGCGGTCATTGGCGGTGGCGCTACGCACAGCCGGCGACCACCAGGCGGCCCGCCAAATCTCCGGTGAGGTCCGCGACAGCTTCCTCCGCCGCTACGGTGAGAACCATCCGGACACCGTCGCCGCCTCCCTGAACCTGTCGACCGACCTGCGGGAGACCGGCGACCTCGACGGTGCCGCCGAGTTGGGTGAGCAGGTGTACGCCAGCTATCGGCGGCTGCTGCGGAACGACAGGCACCCGCACACCATCGCCGCCCGGCTCAACTGGGCGGTTACCGAGCGGCTGCGCGGCCGGGTGGCGCAGGCGCGGCAGATGGACGAGGAGGGTTTCGCCCAGTTGCGGGAGCAACTCGGCGACGATCACCCGCTCACCTTGGCCGCGGCGCTCAATCTCGCGAGCGACCTCTACGCCGAGGGGCACTACGCGCAGGCGTACGAGCGGGACGTGGACGCGACCGAACGGCTGCGGCGGGTCCTGGGCGCGGAGCATCCGACCACTCTGGCCGGCTACGGCAACCTGGCCATGGACCTGCTCAAACTGGGGCGCGAGCAGGAGTCCGCAGAGCTGCACACGGCAACTGTGGCACAGTTCCGTCGAGCTCTCGGCGATGATCACCCGGCCACGGCGGCCGCAGTGGACCTGAACCGGCGGGCCAACTGCGACATGGACCCGCCGCCGCTGTAG
- a CDS encoding VMAP-C domain-containing protein, whose protein sequence is MKTAQTSGEQVRHRIQTVLVGVLERTRLMRGPASRQLLLEQLQDRLGPFSLREHPELRLQMAELVRACSRRANGLQILVETIEHLEPGTEEVVRLQRLRDEWEAVEVLTEEDWTQLRPLLSNLVPVNLTVLYQRATEHRSPGPPPWCVDAWQALVHLAGQNAGPDGLPPSMAFLALLEDQVDAQDARWIRLRNSRVATGQGLTSQLEDRRAYLHRGGEQPMGTTAYLVVQVEPHLDPDGSDDTYALSHFRQWYGADFWHSRQGEPRLVRLHDLEREVERVIEQMEIEWSDRTGTIVVEFVLPWELLNVGVDRWRKEIDSSRPIALAMDYPVVVRSLERLRTRRWHRAWHQRWRQLLAAPAHSAVFWSQPSGTDYFTRLEAELKADDRVVSLVLSEPPAQRGETGQQEIEAALRAGLPVIIWHRGDCTSAEFREAVASLVSDGGLGQLPMRAKELRHKALQLEPASRDGHIGHHLTILWDDPERRPDALGAPAGRGTGESW, encoded by the coding sequence ATGAAAACTGCGCAGACCAGCGGTGAACAGGTGCGGCACCGGATTCAGACGGTGCTCGTCGGTGTGCTCGAACGCACCCGACTGATGCGGGGCCCGGCCAGCCGCCAACTCCTCCTCGAACAACTCCAGGATCGCCTCGGTCCCTTCTCGCTCCGTGAGCACCCCGAGTTGCGGCTGCAGATGGCCGAGCTGGTGCGTGCCTGCAGCAGGCGCGCCAACGGGCTTCAGATCCTGGTGGAGACGATCGAGCACCTGGAACCGGGCACGGAGGAGGTCGTCCGGTTGCAGCGTCTCCGGGACGAGTGGGAGGCGGTTGAGGTCCTGACCGAGGAGGACTGGACCCAGCTGCGTCCTCTCCTGAGCAACCTCGTGCCCGTCAACCTGACCGTTCTGTATCAGCGCGCCACCGAGCACCGGTCGCCTGGGCCGCCGCCGTGGTGCGTCGACGCCTGGCAGGCGCTCGTCCACCTGGCAGGGCAGAACGCCGGCCCCGACGGCCTGCCCCCGAGCATGGCCTTCCTGGCGTTGCTCGAGGACCAGGTCGACGCGCAGGACGCCCGGTGGATCCGGCTGCGGAACAGTCGTGTGGCCACCGGACAAGGGCTGACGTCACAGCTGGAGGATCGGCGGGCATACCTGCACCGCGGCGGTGAACAGCCGATGGGCACCACGGCGTACCTGGTCGTCCAGGTCGAGCCACACCTGGACCCCGACGGCAGTGACGACACCTACGCGTTGTCGCATTTCCGCCAGTGGTACGGCGCAGACTTCTGGCATTCCCGGCAGGGCGAGCCCCGCCTGGTCCGTCTCCACGACCTGGAACGTGAGGTGGAGCGGGTAATCGAGCAGATGGAGATCGAATGGTCGGACCGGACCGGCACGATCGTGGTCGAGTTCGTCCTGCCGTGGGAACTGCTCAACGTCGGGGTGGACCGCTGGCGTAAGGAGATCGACAGTTCGCGGCCGATCGCTTTGGCCATGGACTATCCCGTGGTGGTTCGCAGTCTGGAACGGCTGCGCACCCGGCGCTGGCACCGTGCCTGGCACCAGCGCTGGCGGCAGCTGCTCGCGGCTCCCGCCCACAGCGCCGTCTTCTGGAGCCAACCCAGCGGTACGGACTACTTCACCAGGCTAGAGGCGGAACTCAAGGCGGACGATCGTGTGGTTTCACTCGTTCTCAGCGAGCCACCGGCGCAGCGTGGTGAAACCGGCCAGCAAGAGATCGAAGCGGCCCTGCGGGCCGGGCTGCCGGTGATCATCTGGCATCGGGGTGACTGCACCAGCGCCGAGTTCCGGGAAGCGGTCGCCAGTCTGGTAAGTGATGGAGGCCTGGGACAGCTGCCTATGCGTGCCAAAGAATTGCGGCACAAGGCGCTACAGCTCGAGCCCGCTTCGCGGGACGGCCACATCGGCCACCACCTGACGATCCTCTGGGACGATCCGGAGCGCAGGCCCGACGCGCTGGGCGCTCCCGCTGGTCGAGGAACAGGGGAGAGTTGGTGA